The following proteins are co-located in the Osmia lignaria lignaria isolate PbOS001 chromosome 12, iyOsmLign1, whole genome shotgun sequence genome:
- the Lst8 gene encoding MTOR associated protein, LST8 — protein sequence MTGDGTNSTEQVILVTGGYDHTIKIWQPHTGVCQRTAEHTDSQVNALDITPDKYRIAAAGYQHIRMYDLVSNNPNPITNYEGVSKNITGLGFQEEGKWMYTGGEDCSARIWDMRTNSFQCQRIFQVSAPVNCVCLHPNQAELIVGDQSGVIHLWDLRSDHNEQLIPDAEVSVQDIAIDQDGTYMAAVSNKGHCYIWTLTGGVGEEPTRLNPRRKLSAHKRYALRCKFSPDSTLLVTTSADQTARVWKTTDFSEIQVLQHEAKRWVWDAAFSADSQYIFTASSDGVARLWNVSTGTVEREYQGHQKAVTALAFRDEVLSVS from the exons ATGACTGGGGACGGTACAAATAGTACCGAACAAGTTATCCTTGTAACAGGTGGCTATGATCATACTATTAAAATATGGCAACCTCATACAGGGGTTTGTCAACGTACTGCAGAGCACACAGATTCG caaGTTAATGCTTTAGATATTACTCCAGACAAATACCGGATAGCTGCTGCTGGATATCAACACATAAGAATGTATGATCTAGTTTCAAACAATCCAAATCCAATTACCAATTATGAAGGAGTATCAAAGAACATTACAGGCTTGGGTTTTCAG GAAGAGGGTAAATGGATGTATACTGGAGGTGAAGACTGTTCTGCCCGTATTTGGGATATGAG GACGAATAGTTTCCAATGTCAAAGGATATTTCAAGTATCAGCTCCTGTAAATTGTGTATGTTTACACCCTAATCAAGCTGAACTTATTGTGGGTGATCAAAGCGGCGTAATACACTTATGGGATCTACGGTCGGATCATAATGAACAGCTG ATACCAGACGCTGAAGTATCCGTGCAAGACATTGCGATCGATCAAGATGGTACATATATGGCAGCAGTGAGTAACAAAGGCCATTGTTACATATGGACCCTCACTGGTGGTGTCGGTGAGGAACCTACGCGTCTTAATCCTCGTCGTAAGCTTTCAGCGCATAAACGTTATGCGCTTCGATGCAAATTTAGTCCTGACTCCAC GCTCTTGGTAACCACGTCGGCTGATCAGACCGCGCGAGTTTGGAAAACTacagatttttctgaaatacaGGTGCTTCAGCATGAAGCGAAGCGATGGGTCTGGGATGCTGCATTCAGTGCAGATTCTCAATATATATTTACTG CCTCTTCCGATGGCGTAGCAAGACTGTGGAATGTATCGACAGGAACTGTGGAACGAGAATATCAAGGTCATCAAAAAGCAGTTACTGCTCTTGCATTTCGCGATGAAGTACTTTCCGTTTCCTAG
- the SerRS gene encoding seryl-tRNA synthetase gives MVLDLDLFRKDKGFDPDKIRENQKNRFKEVSLVDTVIEKDKSWRQLRHKADNLNKLKNVCSKEIGEKMKKKEAVNGDDNVSKDVFENLENLVASDLKSLTVPQIKTIRSFIDDVIRTNDKNLISTELERNLALKEIGNILHESVPISNDEEENKVEKTYGDCTQKKKYSHVDLIHMIDGIDGERGTNISGGRGYFLIGPAVFLQHALIQFALQRLFTKGYKPLYTPFFMRKDVMQEVAQLSQFDEELYKVIGKGSEQSDDKEIEEKYLIATSEQPIAAFHRNEWIPENALPIRYAGLSTCFRQEVGSHGRDTRGIFRVHQFEKVEQFCLTSPFDNKSWQMMEEMISNAEEFYKALEIPYRIVNIVSGALNNAASKKLDLEAWFPGSGAFRELVSCSNCLDYQARRLLVRYGQTKKMNASTDYVHMLNATMCAVTRVICAILEVHQTDTGIKIPDVLTQFMPTEYKNDIPFVKPAPIDETEMKKQKKQKDIIPH, from the exons ATGGTATTAGACTTAGATCTTTTCCGAAAAGACAAAGGTTTCGATCCAGATAAAATACGAGAAAATCAAAAGAATCGTTTCAAGGAAGTTAGTTTAGTAGATACGGTGATTGAGAAAGATAAAAGCTGGCGGCAGCTGCGACACAAAGCtgataatttaaataagttaaaAAATGTATGCAGTAAAGAAATtggagaaaaaatgaaaaagaaggagGCAGTGAATGGCGATGATAACGTCTCAAAAGatgtttttgaaaatttggaaaatttagttGCTAGCGATTTAAAATCATTAACAGTTCCACAAATCAAAACTATTCGGAGCTTTATCGACGATGTTATTCGAACAaacgataaaaatttaatctcAACCGAGTTAGAGAGGAATCTTGCTCTCAAAGAAATAGGAAATATTTTACATGAGTCTGTACCAATTAGCAATGATGAAGAAGAGAATAAG GTTGAGAAAACTTATGGAGATTGCacacaaaagaaaaaatattctcATGTTGACTTAATACATATGATTGATGGTATAGATGGAGAACGCGGCACCAATATTTCTGGTGGACGTGGTTATTTTCTGATAGGTCCAGCAGTTTTCTTACAACATGCACTGATACAATTTGCTCTTCAGCGACTGTTTACAAAAGGTTACAAACCACTTTACACACCTTTCTTTATGCGTAAAGATGTTATGCAGGAAGTAGCACAGCTATCTCAATTTGATGAAGAATTATATAAG GTAATTGGTAAAGGCAGTGAACAAAGTGACGATAAAGAAATTGAAGAGAAATATTTAATAGCTACGTCGGAACAGCCGATAGCTGCATTTCATAGAAACGAGTGGATTCCTGAAAATGCACTGCCAATTAGATACGCAGGATTATCTACATGTTTTAGGCAAGAAGTTGGATCTCATGGACGTGATACTAGAGGCATTTTTAGAGTTCATCAATTTGAAAAA GTAGAGCAATTTTGTTTGACATCGCCGTTCGATAATAAATCTTGGCAGATGATGGAAGAAATGATTTCAAATGCAGAAGAATTCTACAAAGCTTTGGAAATTCCTTATCGTATCGTGAACATCGTATCAGGTGCGTTGAACAATGCTGCTTCAAAGAAATTAGACTTGGAAGCATGGTTCCCAGGATCAGGGGCTTTTCGTGAACTTGTGTCGTGCAGCAATTGCTTAGATTATCAAGCCAGACGTTTATTAGTCAG ATACGGTCAAACCAAGAAAATGAATGCCAGTACGGATTATGTTCACATGTTAAATGCCACAATGTGTGCAGTCACTCGTGTTATATGCGCGATCTTAGAAGTACATCAAACCGATACCGGTATCAAAATACCAGATGTTCTTACACAATTCATGCCAACAgagtataaaaatgatattccgTTTGTCAAACCAGCTCCAATCGATGAGacagaaatgaaaaaacaaaagaaacaaaaggatATTATTCCTCATTAA
- the LOC117603030 gene encoding SAP30-binding protein has translation MSVQSVALASLTATYTDSEGEDGVEDDLQENSNTPQGAAPHNAQVGQPQAFTSPKSGRSASNSPVVAPSVGGKSSNDLSNAPTLVTDVTSKVQRLVSYFDDTIVSDEEGVVQIPVDGQPFENGRSSSITERSPSCQGEQLVSDNEVDPYGVTIPPEPPGQCPAELQEKITKLFRKMESGGLDMNKVIQQRKDFRNPSIYEKLIQFCSINELGTNYPPDRFDPFKWGKDSYYEELAKVQKAEMDKLEKARKEKTKIEIVSGTAKRPNSSSTSEDDAKKRKSKWDQVATGATVSVKPTVLLSQPTLTTLTSSATGTKATVISAFGSLPKKRL, from the coding sequence ATGTCTGTACAAAGTGTTGCTCTGGCATCTCTCACGGCCACCTATACCGACTCGGAGGGCGAAGACGGGGTGGAAGACGACCTTCAGGAGAATTCGAACACTCCCCAGGGGGCCGCCCCGCATAATGCCCAAGTCGGTCAGCCCCAGGCTTTCACCAGTCCCAAATCTGGCAGATCAGCCTCAAATAGTCCCGTCGTTGCTCCCAGCGTCGGTGGCAAGTCTAGTAACGATTTGTCGAACGCGCCCACCTTAGTAACAGATGTAACATCTAAGGTGCAAAGATTGGTTTCATACTTTGATGACACAATAGTCTCCGATGAGGAGGGAGTGGTGCAAATACCGGTCGACGGACAACCTTTTGAAAACGGAAGGTCCTCCTCGATTACGGAACGCTCTCCCTCTTGTCAAGGAGAACAGTTAGTTTCAGATAATGAGGTTGATCCATATGGCGTCACTATACCACCCGAGCCACCGGGACAGTGTCCTGCAGAATTACAAGAGAAGATAACAAAACTTTTTAGGAAAATGGAGAGCGGCGGTTTGGACATGAACAAAGTTATACAACAAAGAAAGGATTTCAGAAATCCGTCTATTTATGAAAAACTTATTCAGTTTTGTAGCATCAACGAGCTGGGCACCAATTATCCACCAGATAGGTTTGATCCGTTTAAATGGGGTAAAGATTCTTATTACGAGGAACTGGCCAAGGTACAAAAAGCGGAAATGGATAAACTTGAAAAAGCTAGGAAGGAGAagacaaaaattgaaattgtttctgGTACAGCTAAGCGACCAAATAGTTCTAGTACGAGTGAAGATGACGCtaagaaaaggaaaagtaaaTGGGATCAAGTGGCAACTGGAGCCACTGTTTCGGTAAAGCCTACCGTTTTATTGTCTCAGCCGACTCTTACCACGTTGACCTCTTCTGCGACTGGCACCAAAGCAACGGTAATATCTGCTTTTGGATCTTTACCAAAGAAAAGACTGTAA
- the LOC117603025 gene encoding proteasome activator complex subunit 4B translates to MDEVQDLFHICNYKNSESIHFQKFIYNKLLPYVEDLETESETLLAEIKANLGRAVMCHEVWPGCYVWVNKLWHYIKLYGLKFSKEDHILFIKLLFELVTVPEIPSVSTLKCLNTLILLLVRKKLISPSELELPWQPLYKISLHMMETGESRPEMYCFSSVHKVAIIALIDCAKVYFPLSATQEILDELRPTLCPLDVSTMSKSLQILQWFLPVQLPPKYHSMGYQLWFDEFMTLWEVYHNIPEWETKIMDLMASLASCNIGYIEWEPYIPLMFTRFMQGLKLPVSYNKLQKYKYYEIDATSIAKWIVAVLGNNSSAQMYLEKFLKTIETYFHPANNGCWLGTLKEILLKLSFYFITRLNRERYAKLTWETPVPEKYKLIDSDIDAFVKSILPVTMTAMFNKLSINEAFQALQYLASMRPSLVIPHVLDRISSTLDSPTTESYKMIATLICMEAIARPMAEGSQNVNKDYTYLEGPTHILPLLSLLLPNIDPNDPEKCFLTFRLILVYASFIPIVDSSKATTITDEEETLSYEVASGFEDFILQFLDKIFSFIDYSSLESVRLENSSGSKKSKLEKVTENVLYDVCVVLLMQIKDTIFERALYKLREFITERILEINVAGQLAGGLCRVFARVNGKETLRVLLPVLSETILSITRENKDIIKEDNLDERLLHAMLLLSATVNTTGNNLLPYIDTLMAVLDHVLILKSKDGRDLACMLLNTILRSLSTMTPYHFESTDRIRYWGQILDINSLSVKWYVPGKEEMTVINRIFLKYLLPEVNKLEEYCNDCSKLTREELLISLNIVCNIIQGCDSVLPVWKEEPLSLVKSSSKWLPFIPTLGIKEEILMPDNSNVKRYIATLMNKLQSVILKNPEGITKCLRVLIKIWASLLFGTGSLFNMTRSRYKDLKSTCRVMEDKLVKKKGVIGACVLLRAETQHVTRSYLQIVNLTETHKQIMLQLFTLATSRYASVQWQAQYILSRAFQYFSFSWKIITPKLLDILGEDPETDKDAYKGVLHILLISQETPILMKHDWNTLRASWSALVLSKPSEELSIIRLKKDLVTFINNQFSTVAITYEMPNTCLQIAPDLWKTYPRPNLSQPTEVEIIEGLKIMQTFNESNVASYKGLVTDLLSALVETNLHWRHRLMALNFIRHLVHPEQIYPPDVVRYFVGTLIHDSLSERNIAFRVVTCMLQQQKRKHPKITIELPVSSKKDESQKNQSKKFILGQRPDNVWLQYNYETRPLTTEQWDEPRFIHQPYIGYYTWPKEIQVYAPSNKQPCLDPDLRQLTDHEKEINFFFNDPENIKKLIKFYSLETKKDKDKFNVHKYLLFKGLFRNHGTVFLKHFLPHLQELVVDKQESSQRCAAEIIAGIIKGSKHWPFSMVCEMWDSLLPIIRLALINLTPETIMDWVLCFSKAQQCRDPNRQHWLLECLMEEACFGQSESSFIECGRLYTLQAVLIKQPWRVLELLQRLLKHIEDRLLANPFENVRERLSSVLVTVFSARLRSLNALSNQLPQIQDFLDKIIPKLQLLLNDDVMKSNKEVETLSVQIATVKLNEYSNKSKISEEEKQSTIRLLKTVCNWITNMDFSRFYLPPEFYQIFPIIYQLENCATDEELRKSCKFALAVYAQIFTLPRDIPIVLEAIEKMSKHTSWWTRSACLELLQAWVFYNMGTLLSNSTWINCIKDIVLHLLEDERVEVRKTAGKVLSGLLHCTFIPEQECLLNEFKKKAKTKLCKKEHLGSNKEGTKNNVKTDAIRIRHAAVIGMCAFIQAHPYDIPKYIPPIFEHLSPHMADPQPIPMTIKKTLDDFKRTHDGWRRMKEHTQHFTEEQLNVLQDLMMPPSHYV, encoded by the exons ATGGACGAAGTTCAAGATCTTTTCcacatttgtaattataaaaattcagaaagtATTCACTTTCAAAAGTTTATATACAATAAATTGCTGCCGTATGTAGAAGATTTAGAAACAGAATCAGAAACTTTATTAGCCGAGATTAAAGCAAATTTAGGACGAGCTGTTATGTGTCATGAAGTATGGCCAGGTTGTTACGTATGGGTTAATAAGTTATGGCA TTACATAAAGTTATATGGATTAAAATTTAGTAAAGAAGATCACATCTTGTTCATAAAATTACTGTTTGAATTGGTTACAGTACCAGAAATACCATCAGTTTCTACTTTAAAATGTCTTaatacattaattttattattagt gagaaagaaattaatatctCCCAGTGAATTAGAACTTCCATGGCAACCACTTTATAAAATAAGTCTTCACATGATGGAAACAGGAGAAAGTCGTCCAGAAATGTATTGCTTCAGCTCTGTTCATAAGGTTGCAATAATAGCTCTTATAGATTGTGCAAAGGTTTATTTCCCT TTAAGTGCAACACAGGAAATATTAGATGAGTTAAGGCCAACTCTATGCCCTCTTGATGTTTCAACAATGTCTAAAAGTTTGCAAATACTACAATGGTTTTTACCAGTACAATTACCACCTAAATACCACTCAATGGGATATCAGTTGTGGTTTGATGAATTTATGACATTATGGGAAGTTTATCATAATATCCCAGAATGGGAAACTAAAATAATGGATTTAATGGCATCATTAGCTAGttgtaacattggatatattGAGTGGGAGCCATATATTCCACTGATGTTCACTAGATTTATGCAAGGCTTAAAGTTACCAGTATCGTATaataaattacagaaatataaatattatgaaatagaCGCAACTTCTATAGCAAAATGGATAGTAGCAGTTTTG GGGAATAATTCAAGTGctcagatgtatctcgaaaagttcTTGAAAACTATAGAAACATATTTTCATCCTGCAAATAATGGTTGTTGGTTAGGAACattaaaagaaattcttttaaaactttcattttattttattacacgttTAAACAG AGAGCGATACGCAAAACTAACGTGGGAGACACCTGTTcctgaaaaatacaaattaattgaCAGTGATATTGATGCATTTGTCAAAAGTATATTGCCAGTAACAATGACAGCTATGTTTAACAAGTTAAGTATTAACGAGGCTTTTCAAGCGTTGCAATACCTTGCTAGTATGAGGCCCAGTTTGGTTATTCCACATGTTTTGGATAGAATATCTTCTACACTAGACTCCCCTACAACAGAATCATATAAGATGATTGCTACATTGATTTGTATGGAAGCTATAGCTAGACCAATGGCAGAAGGCTCTCAAAATGTAAACAAAG ATTATACGTACTTAGAAGGACCAACACACATATTGCCATTGCTTTCTTTATTATTACCTAATATTGATCCAAATGATCCAGAAAAGTGTTTTCTTActtttcgtcttattttagtTTATGCTTCTTTTATACCTATTGTGGATTCCTCTAAGGCGACCACAATAACAGACGAAGAAGAAACACTCAGTTATGAGGTAGCCTCTGGATTTGAAGATTTTATTTTGCAGTTTCTTGACAAAATATTCTCTTTTATAGACTACAGTTCTTTAGAATCAGTTAGACTGGAAAATTCATCTGGTAGTAAAAAAAGTAAATTAGAGAAAGTCACAGAAAATGTACTTTACGATGTGTGCGTGGTTTTATTAATGCAGATTAAGGATACAATATTTGAACGTGCTTTATATAAATTACGTGAATTTATCACTGAGCGTATACTTGAAATTAACGTTGCTGGACAGCTGGCTGGTGGCTTATGTCGAGTATTCGCTCGAGTTAATGGCAAAGAAACTTTGCGCGTATTGTTACCTGTACTTTCAGAAACTATTTTAAGTATtacaagagaaaataaagatattattaaagaagacAATTTGGACGAACGTCTTTTACACGCAATGTTGCTGTTATCTGCAACTGTTAATACAACAGGGAACAATTTACTACCATATATAGATACACTGATGGCCGTTCTTGATCATGTACTAATTTTAAAATCAAAGGACGGAAGAGATTTAGCTTGTATGTTGTTAAATACTATTCTTCGCTCATTATCTACCATGACGCCGTATCATTTCGAATCTACCGATAGAATTCGATACTGGGGACAAATTTTGGACATTAATAGTTTAAGTGTTAAGTGGTATGTTCCTGGCAAAGAAGAAATGACTGTAATAAATCGAAtattcttaaaatatttattgcctGAAGTAAATAAATTAGAGGAATACTGTAATGATTGCAGCAAATTAACAAG aGAAGAATTACTGATCAGTTTAAATATCGTGTGCAACATTATCCAAGGCTGTGATTCTGTTTTACCTGTATGGAAAGAAGAACCATTGAGTTTGGTGAAGTCATCTTCAAAGTGGCTACCTTTTATACCAACGCTTGGCATAAAGGAAGAAATATTAATGCCAGATAATAGTAATGTAAAACGTTATATTGCAACGCTCATGAATAAATTACAAAGTGTAATACTTAAGAATCCAGAGGGTATTACGAAATGTTTACGTGTTTTGATAaag atttgGGCTAGCCTGTTATTTGGAACAGGTTCTTTGTTTAATATGACTAGGTCAAGGTACAAAGATCTTAAAAGTACATGTAGAGTAATGGAGGATAAGttagtaaaaaaaaagggagtGATAGGGGCTTGCGTATTGTTGCGTGCAGAAACTCAGCATGTAACACGTTCATATCTACAAATTGTTAATTTAACAGAAACTCATAAGCAAATAATGTTACAACTTTTTACACTGGCCACTAGTAGGTACGCTAGTGTACAATGGCAAGCTCAATACATTCTTTCTCgtgcttttcaatatttctcaTTTTCCTGGAAAATTATTACTCCAAAATTGCTTGATATATTAGGAGAGGATCCGGAAACAGATAAGGATGCGTATAAG ggTGTTTTACACATTTTACTTATTTCACAAGAAACCCCTATCTTAATGAAACACGATTGGAATACATTGAGAGCTTCATGGTCGGCACTGGTGCTTTCTAAACCATCTGAAGAATTATCTATAATACGCTTAAAGAAAGACTTAgtaacatttataaacaatcagTTTTCAACGGTTGCTATTACATATGAAATGCCGAATACATGTTTGCAAATTGCACCTGATTTATGGAAAACTTATCCACGACCTAATTTATCTCAACCTACCGAGGTTGAAATCATAGAAGgtttaaaaataatgcaaacgtTCAATGAATCTAATGTGGCGTCTTACAAAGGTTTAGTAACGGATCTGTTAAGTGCTCTTGTGGAAACAAATTTGCATTGGAGGCATCGTTTAATGGcattaaattttattcgacATTTGGTTCATCCAGAACAAATATATCCACCGGATGTAGTCCGTTACTTTGTCGGAACATTAATACACGATTCGTTAAGCGAAAGAAATATTGCTTTTCGAGTAGTTACATGCATGTTGcaacaacaaaaaagaaaacatcCAAAG atAACTATTGAACTACCAGTGTCGTCGAAAAAGGATGAATCACAAAAAAATCAATCTAAGAAGTTTATATTAGGACAAAGACCAGATAATGTTTGGCTTCAGTATAATTATGAAACTCGTCCTTTGACTACAGAACAATGGGATGAACCTAGGTTTATTCATCAGCCCTATATTGGGTATTATACGTGGCCAAAAGAAATACAAGTATATGCACCATCGAACAAACAACCGTGCTTAGATCCAGATTTACGACAATTAACGGATCAcgagaaagaaatcaatttcttttttaacgatccagaaaatattaaaaaactcaTCAAATTCTACAGCCTTGAAACGAAAAAAGACAAAGACAAATTTAATGTTCACAAGTACCTTCTTTTCAAAGGTCTTTTTCGTAATCATGGAACAGTGTTTTTAAAACACTTTCTACCACATTTACAAGAATTAGTGGTAGATAAGCAAGAAAGTAGTCAAAGATGTGCAGCGGAAATTATCGCTGGAATTATTAAAGGTTCAAAACATTGGCCGTTTAGTATGGTTTGTGAAATGTGGGATTCTCTGTTACCAATTATAAGGCttgctttaattaatttgacTCCGGAAACTATTATGGATTGGGTTTTATGCTTTTCGAAAGCGCAGCAATGTAGAGATCCGAACAGACAACATTGGTTATTGGAATGTTTGATGGAAGAAGCTTGTTTCGGCCAATCGGAGTCGTCTTTCATCGAATGTGGACGTCTCTATACTTTACAAGCGGTTCTTATCAAACAGCCGTGGCGTGTTTTGGAATTATTACAACGATTATTAAAGCACATAGAAGATAGATTATTAGCAAATCCGTTTGAAAATGTGAGAGAAAGATTAAGTTCTGTTCTAGTAACAGTATTTAGTGCAAGGTTGAGGTCTTTAAATGCTTTAAGCAATCAATTACCACAAATACAAGATTTCTTAGATAAAATAATTCCAAAATTACAACTTCTTCTTAACGATGATGTAATGAAATCAAATAAGGAAGTAGAGACTTTATCCGTACAAATAGCTACCGTTAAATTGAACGAGTATTCGAACAAGTCAAAAATAAGTGAAGAAGAAAAGCAAAGCACAATTCGATTACTTAAAACAGTTTGTAATTGGATTACAAATATGGATTTTTCCCGGTTTTATCTGCCACCGGAGTTTTACCAAATATTTCCAATTATATATCAACTAGAAAATTGTGCGACAGATGAAGAACTAAGAAAATCATGCAAATTTGCTTTAGCGGTATATGCTCAGATATTTACCTTACCACGTGATATACCGATAGTTTTGGAAGCAATAGAAAAAATGTCGAAACATACATCTTGGTGGACAAGATCTGCTTGCTTAGAACTTCTTCAAGCATGGGTATTTTATAATATGGGTACATTGTTAAGTAATTCAACATGGATTAATTGTATCAAAGACATTGTTCTACATTTGTTGGAAGATGAACGAGTAGAAGTTCGAAAAACTGCTGGTAAAGTCCTTAGTGGACTGTTGCATTGTACATTTATACCAGAACAAGAATGTCTGTTG aatgaatttaaaaagaaagcaAAAACAAAATTATGCAAAAAAGAACATTTGGGTTCTAATAAAGAAGGTacaaaaaataatgttaaaacTGATGCCATACGTATCCGCCATGCAGCTGTAATAGGAATGTGTGCATTCATTCAAGCTCACCCATATGACATACCTAAATATATACCTCCAATTTTTGAACATCTTAGTCCTCATATGGCTGACCCACAACCTATACCG atGACAATTAAAAAAACTCTTGATGATTTTAAAAGAACTCATGATGGTTGGAGACGTATGAAAGAACATACACAGCATTTTACAGAAGAGCAATTAAATGTGTTACAAGATTTGATGATGCCACCCTCCCATTATGTTTAA
- the LOC117603034 gene encoding dnaJ homolog subfamily C member 17, whose amino-acid sequence MDSWMETDLYELIGASNKASTHEIKKAYRKKALSCHPDKNPNNPKAAELFHELSRALEILTDTSARAAYDKVINAKYQARLRVKELDAKRKKLKEDLEAREDAYKRSLNSDYNIKNDKAKLQAEIERLQKEGSKQVEEEIALMKKQIAERAKGFCKECEVNGSYKIKIKWKTDQNDGYSYDTLYRILSKYGDIAALVISSTKKGRALVEYQNKNDAEMALNMEIGLVQNPLKLQKLWDTSEQTNFSPKRTVNNIANLTKSEVNQSMSDAEFEHTVLNNLRRAEEKKRSFVKSNLGEGT is encoded by the exons ATGGATTCGTGGATGGAAACAGATTTATATGAATTAATCGGTGCATCAAATAAAGCTTCGACACATGAG ATCAAAAAAGCATACCGTAAAAAGGCTTTATCTTGTCATCCTGACAAAAATCCAAATAATCCAAAAGCAGCTGAATTATTTCATGAATTGTCACGGGCATTGGAAATTCTTACCGACACATCTGCTCGG gCAGCATATGACAAGGTTATTAATGCCAAATATCAAGCAAGATTACGCGTTAAGGAGCTTGATGCAAAACGTAAAAAATTAAAGGAAGACTTGGAAGCACGAGAAGATGCTTACAAAAGATCTTTAAATTCAgattacaatattaaaaatgataaagctAAATTACAG GCTGAAATAGAACGCCTACAGAAAGAAGGATCAAAACAAGTAGAGGAAGAGATAGCGctcatgaaaaaacaaattgcgGAACGAGCGAAAGGATTTTGCAAAGAGTGTGAGGTCAATGGTtcctacaaaataaaaataaaatggaagaCCGATCAAAACGATGGATACAGTTACGATACGCTGTACCGAATTTTATCAAAG TACGGAGATATAGCAGCTCTTGTTATTTCCTCTACTAAAAAAGGGAGAGCATTAGTAGAGTATCAAAACAAAAACGATGCA GAAATGGCTTTAAATATGGAAATTGGATTGGTACAGAATCCATTGAAACTTCAGAAGTTATGGGATACATCGGAACAAACAAATTTCTCACCCAAACGAACAGTTAATAATATCGCTAATCTCACGAAGAGCGAG GTAAATCAAAGTATGTCTGATGCGGAATTCGAGCATAccgtattaaataatttaagaagagccgaagaaaagaaaaggtcgTTCGTTAAATCGAACTTGGGCGAAGGTACTTGA